The Osmerus eperlanus chromosome 7, fOsmEpe2.1, whole genome shotgun sequence genome includes a region encoding these proteins:
- the dnali1 gene encoding axonemal dynein light intermediate polypeptide 1, with protein MIPPADSLLKYDNPVLVSKNTEKKSPKARPLKVSPQQPPLTGPVPPPPKPKPPSADGNKQQTEEILNAILPPREWMETNQLWVQQVSSTPCTRMDVVHLQEQLDLKLQQRQARETGICPVRRELYSQCFDELIRQVTINCAERGLLLLRVRDEIRMTIAAYQTLYESSVAFGMRKALQAEQGKSDMEKRISDLEDEKRDLERQVNEQKDKCDAIEKREKERRQVEEKKHTEEIQFLKRTNQQLKAQLEGIIAPKK; from the exons ATGATTCCCCCGGCTGATTCTCTGCTGAAATATGATAATCCAGTTTTAGTGAGCAAAAATACAGAAAAGAAGTCTCCAAAG GCACGACCATTGAAAGTGAGCCCCCAGCAACCTCCTCTAACAGGTCCTGTCCCACCTCCACCCAAACCAAAACCCCCATCCGCGGACGGCAACAAGCAGCAAACGGAGGAGATTCTCAACGCCATCCTTCCTCCCAG AGAATGGATGGAGACTAACCAGCTGTGGGTGCAGCAGGTGTCCAGCACACCTTGCACCCGGATGGACGTAGTGCACCTGCAGGAGCAGCTGGACCTGAAGCTGCAGCAGAGACAGGCCAGGGAGACTGGCATCTGTCCTGTCCGCAGGGAACTCTACTCTCAGTGCTTTG ATGAGTTGATCAGACAGGTGACCATAAACTGTGCTGAGAGAGGCCTGCTGCTGTTGAGGGTGAGAGATGAGATCAGGATGACCATCGCTGCCTACCAGACTCTGTACGAGAGCAGCGTGGCCTTTGGGATGAGGAAGGCCCTGCAGGCAGAGCAGGGCAAGTCTGACATGGAGAAAAGG ATTTCCGACCTGGAGGATGAGAAGCGGGACCTGGAGAGGCAGGTGAACGAGCAGAAGGACAAGTGTGACGCCatcgagaagagagagaaggagaggcggcaggtggaggagaagaagcaCACCGAGGAGATCCAGTTCCTGAAACGCACCAACCAGCAGCTCAAG GCCCAGTTGGAGGGGATCATTGCTCCCAAgaagtga
- the snip1 gene encoding smad nuclear-interacting protein 1, which yields MDKERRHRRVESPVRESKVKIKQEKVSPPRPHRSRRSRSGSNDRSSSPPPQRRRTSRSPARTGDRSPGSRDRASGRRNSRSPRNKRSGSPPRGGDNAKIKREREEHRGADDRRRRERNDPPQERRSRWETDSRSQERERERPRERGGERPRERDEQAFQHQQADRQQHDDRRRENRRRFEEGGEEQAFGQPQEREGSASPPVDKEKPNFGLSGALTEDTNTFRGVVIKYNEPPEARIPKRRWRLYPFKNDEPLPVMYIHRQSAYLLGRQRKIADIPIDHPSCSKQHAVFQYRLVEFTRSDGTSGRRVKPYIIDLGSGNGTYLNNQRIEAQRYYELKEKDVLKFGFSSREYVILHETSDTAEVDAKQEEEEDDGLDE from the exons ATGGACAAGGAGAGACGGCATAGAAGGGTAGAATCCCCGGTGCGCGAGTCTAAAGTAAAAATCAAACAAGAAAAAGTCAGTCCTCCTAGGCCACACCGATCACGCCGCTCCAGGTCTGGATCCAACGACCGTAGCTCCAGTCCGCCGCCGCAGAGGAGACGAACTAGCAG GTCACCGGCCAGGACAGGGGACCGCTCGCCAGGTTCAAGGGACAGGGCTTCGGGGAGACGAAACAGCAGATCACCCAGAAATAAGAGGAGTGGAAGCCCTCCCCGCGGAGGTGATAACGCCAAGATAAAGCGG GAACGAGAGGAGCACCGAGGCGCTGACGATCGCAGGAGACGCGAACGCAACGATCCTCCTCAGGAGCGGAGGAGCCGGTGGGAGACGGACTCCCGAtcccaggagagggagagggagcggccgagggagcggggaggagagagaccccGGGAGAGAGACGAGCAGGCATTCCAGCACCAGCAGGCAGATCGACAGCAACATGACGACAGACGCAGAGAGAACCGGCGCAGGTTTGAGGAGGGCGGGGAGGAGCAAGCCTTCGGTCAACCCCAGGAGAGGGAAGGCAGCGCCTCCCCTCCCGTGGACAAGGAAAAGCCCAACTTTGGACTGTCTGGGGCCCTGACGGAAGATACCAACACCTTCAGAGGGGTGGTGATCAAGTACAACGAGCCCCCAGAGGCTCGCATCCCCAAGCGCCGGTGGAGACTGTACCCCTTCAAGAACGACGAGCCTCTCCCAGTGATGTACATCCACAGGCAGAGTGCCTACCTGCTGGGCAGGCAGAGGAAGATTGCCGACATCCCCATCGACCACCCCTCCTGCTCTAAGCAGCACGCTGTCTTTCAGTACAG GCTGGTGGAGTTCACACGCTCGGACGGCACCTCGGGCCGGAGGGTGAAGCCCTACATCATCGACCTGGGCTCTGGCAACGGCACCTACCTGAACAACCAGCGCATCGAGGCCCAGCGCTACTACGAGCTCAAGGAGAAGGACGTGCTGAAGTTCGGCTTCAGCAGCCGCGAGTACGTCATCCTGCACGAGACCTCGGACACGGCCGAGGTAGACgccaagcaggaggaggaggaggacgacggGCTGGACGAGTAA
- the gnl2 gene encoding nucleolar GTP-binding protein 2, which translates to MVKPGFKGRSTINPSSASSNPDRPKGAAGSHMRDRATVKRLNMYRQKQRCNDRGQVVKRLQYQSTVAPGTVARVEPNIKWFANTRVIKQSSLQRFQDEMGAVKKDPYRVVMKQSKLPMSLLHDRVKAHNAKVHILDTEGFGTTFGPKAQRKRPSLLVGDVKDLADKAQASAQTYSSENDRDLVVEDTGVRDEVREEIFKKGQSKRIWGELYKVIDSSDVVIQVLDARDPLGTRSQSIETYIKKEKHWKHLIFVLNKCDLIPAWVTKRWVAVLSQEYPTLAFHASLTNSFGKGSLIQLLRQFGKLHTDKKQISVGFIGYPNVGKSSVINTLRSKKVCNVAPLAGETKVWQYITLMRRIFLIDCPGVVYPSEDSESDIVLKGVVQVEKIKNPEEHIAAVLERAKPEYIQKTYRIPSWTSAEDFLEKMAFRTGKLLKGGEPDLPTVSKMVLNDWQRGRIPFFVKPPGPEGEPQVKELPLKETSSAEQEEQQQEVQEEEVKEEVQEMEQVGEASASSEQQAQQQRQRRKQEQLHKILSSVRQNFGKIHVVPEFNEEDLVPVEADDLDLADLSGSEEEEEEREEEEGKVEDAGLAPGEGDAETSTSVPGQQPAKADKSSRQVIRELDDKIAKYKQFLDRAKTKRFSGIRVSKEFSDSVLTDMKAKQEATAQAQLKAAIQRSKKRKAEEEQERPSQPTKLTSKQRRAMERAKKAKKVGARYYETHNVKNKNKNRKLPPAATEGKKAKRSKR; encoded by the exons ATGGTGAAGCCAGGGTTCAAGGGGAGAAGCACGATAAATCCCTCGTCGGCCAGCAGCAACCCTG atcGGCCCAAGGGTGCCGCCGGGAGCCACATGAGGGACCGTGCCACCGTCAAGCGGCTCAACATGTACCGGCAGAAACAACGATG CAACGACCGAGGCCAGGTCGTGAAGCGGCTCCAGTACCAGTCCACAGTCGCCCCGGGAACGGTGGCCAGAGTGGAGCCCAACATCAAGTGGTTCG CTAACACCCGGGTGATCAAGCAGTCGTCCCTGCAGAGGTTCCAGGACGAGATGGGAGCGGTGAAGAAGGACCCGTATCGTGTGGTGATGAAGCAGAGCAAGCTGCCCATGTCCCTGCTGCACGACAGAGTCAAGGCCCAT AACGCCAAGGTGCACATCCTGGACACGGAGGGCTTCGGGACCACGTTCGGGCCCAAGGCCCAGCGGAAGAGGCCCAGTCTGCTGGTGGGGGATGTGAAGGACCTGGCGGATAAGGCCCAGGCCTCGGCCCAGACCTACAGCTCCGAAAACGACAGGGACCTGGTCGTCGAGGACACAGGGGTCAG ggaCGAGGTTCGTGAGGAGATCTTCAAGAAGGGTCAGTCCAAGAGGATCTGGGGCGAGCTGTACAAG GTGATCGACTCCTCTGACGTGGTCATCCAGGTGCTAGACGCCCGCGACCCCCTAGGGACGCGCTCCCAGAGCATCGAGACCTACATCAAGAAGGAGAAGCACTGGAAGCATCTCATCTTCGTGCTCAACAAATGTGACCTCATCCCGGCCTGGGTCACA AAGCGCTGGGTAGCTGTGCTGTCCCAGGAATACCCCACGCTGGCGTTCCATGCCAGCCTCACCAACTCCTTCGGCAAGGGCTCCCTGATCCAGCTGCTCCGGCAGTTTGGAAAG CTCCACACAGACAAGAAGCAGATCAGTGTGGGTTTCATCGGGTATCCGAACGTGGGGAAGAGCTCCGTCATCAACACGCTGCGCTCCAAGAAGGTCTGCAACGTGGCCCCGCTCGCCGGGGAAACCAAG GTGTGGCAGTACATCACGCTGATGCGCCGTATCTTCCTGATCGACTGCCCCGGTGTGGTCTACCCCTCCGAGGACAGCGAGAGCGACATTGTGCTGAAGGGAGTG GTCCAAGTGGAGAAGATCAAGAACCCGGAGGAGCACATAGCAGCAGTGCTAGAGCGGGCCAAGCCAGAGTACATCCAGAAGACGTACCGCATCCCTTCCTGGACGTCCGCTGAAGACTTCCTGGAGAAGATGGCCTTCCGTACGGGGAAACTGCTCAAG gggGGGGAGCCAGACCTGCCCACCGTGTCTAAGATGGTGCTGAATGACTGGCAGAGGGGACGTATCCCCTTCTTCGTGAAGCCTCCTGGACCAGAGGGAGAACCTCAG GTGAAGGAGCTGCCTCTGAAGGAGACCTCTagtgcagagcaggaggagcagcagcaggaggtgcaggaggaggaggtgaaggaggaggtgcaggagatgGAGCAGGTTGGCGAGGCATCCGCGTCATCagagcagcaggcccagcagcagcGTCAGAGACGCAAGCAGGAACAGCTCCACAAGATCCTGTCCTCCGTGCGGCAGAACTTCGGCAAGATCCACGTGGTGCCCGAGTTCAACGAGGAAGACCTGGTTCCCGTGGAGGCGGACGACCTCGACCTGGCTGACCTCTCAGGctccgaggaggaggaagaggagagggaggaagaggaggggaaagtgGAGGATGCAGGGCTGGCGCCAGGAGAAGGGGATGCAGAGACGTCCACCAGTGTCCCCGGCCAGCAGCCTGCCAAAGCAGACAAGAGTTCACGGCAGGTGATCCGAGAGCTGGACGACAAGATCGCCAAGTACAAGCAGTTCCTGGATCGGGCCAAGACCAAGCGCTTCTCAGGCATCAG ggtctccaaggagTTCTCTGACTCAGTGCTCACTGACATGAAAGCAAAGCAGGAGGCCACGGCTCAAGCCCAGCTGAAAG CTGCCATCCAGAGGAGCAAAAAGAGGAAagcggaggaggagcaggagcgaCCCTCTCAGCCCACCAAGCTAACGTCCAAGCAG aggAGAGCGATGGAGCGTGCGAAGAAGGCGAAGAAGGTGGGGGCGCGTTATTACGAAACACACAACGTCAAGAACAAGAACAAGAACAGAAAGCTGCCGCCAGCGGCCACagagggcaagaaggccaagagATCAAAGCGCTAG